One Kiritimatiellia bacterium DNA segment encodes these proteins:
- a CDS encoding FAD-dependent oxidoreductase: MQRDKKKYDVIVCGGGPAGVIAAVAAARNDADTLLIERQGCLGGIASSGLLSVWGPFDDGSRLLDWKRHPLLAKGLPLPPEMQDFKRIIKGIPEEILNRLKTMNMAFDLGWGFIPINPEAVKFVSEQMVLEAGGRILYETMIVDAAMRKGHIEALRIAGKSGIREARAEIYVDATGDGDLAALAGADFQKGRARDGKMMGVTLVFRLGGVKLPGMFLLDREEIRKCNALFAEAWKNGEVSALHGVGCINIIPGMKGVVAVNSQHTYDIDGTRDEDLTQAFINGRKDVQEMIRLFRQHLRGFEKCFLVDTAPMMGVRDTRRIIGEYILTGKDVVSAAQFADSIGRNAYNLDIHLPDNAMTVEEGLLKPGASYQIPYRCLVPKKISNLLLSGRCISATHEGESSARIMPCCMVTGQAAGTAAA, from the coding sequence ATGCAAAGGGACAAGAAAAAATATGATGTGATTGTCTGCGGCGGCGGCCCGGCGGGCGTAATCGCCGCCGTTGCGGCGGCGCGCAATGACGCCGATACCCTGTTGATTGAGCGCCAGGGATGTCTGGGCGGTATTGCCAGTTCAGGATTGTTGTCAGTCTGGGGGCCGTTTGACGATGGCTCGCGGCTTTTGGACTGGAAACGTCACCCTCTGCTGGCCAAAGGCCTGCCCCTGCCCCCGGAAATGCAGGATTTCAAACGCATCATCAAGGGCATCCCGGAGGAAATACTGAACCGGCTGAAAACCATGAACATGGCGTTTGATTTGGGCTGGGGATTTATTCCCATCAACCCAGAGGCCGTGAAATTCGTCAGCGAGCAAATGGTTTTGGAAGCCGGCGGACGCATTTTATACGAAACAATGATCGTAGATGCGGCCATGCGCAAAGGACACATTGAAGCCTTGCGCATTGCCGGAAAAAGCGGGATAAGGGAAGCCAGGGCGGAGATTTATGTGGACGCCACCGGCGACGGCGATTTGGCCGCGCTGGCCGGCGCTGATTTTCAAAAAGGAAGAGCGCGCGACGGCAAAATGATGGGCGTGACGCTGGTGTTCCGCCTTGGCGGGGTAAAACTGCCGGGCATGTTCCTGCTGGACCGCGAAGAAATCAGAAAATGCAACGCTTTGTTCGCCGAAGCATGGAAAAACGGAGAAGTCTCGGCCCTGCATGGCGTCGGGTGTATAAACATAATACCGGGCATGAAAGGCGTGGTGGCGGTCAACAGCCAGCACACTTACGATATTGACGGCACGCGCGACGAGGATTTAACGCAAGCTTTTATCAACGGCCGCAAGGACGTGCAGGAAATGATCCGTCTTTTCCGCCAGCATCTGCGCGGTTTTGAAAAATGCTTTCTGGTTGATACCGCGCCCATGATGGGAGTCAGAGATACCCGCCGGATCATCGGCGAATACATCCTGACCGGCAAGGACGTGGTTTCGGCGGCGCAGTTCGCGGACAGCATCGGCCGGAACGCATATAATCTGGATATTCACCTGCCGGACAACGCCATGACCGTGGAGGAAGGCCTTCTTAAGCCGGGCGCCAGTTACCAGATCCCTTATCGCTGTCTGGTGCCGAAAAAGATTTCCAACCTCCTGCTGTCCGGCCGGTGCATTTCGGCCACACATGAAGGCGAATCATCGGCGCGGATCATGCCCTGCTGTATGGTAACCGGCCAGGCGGCCGGCACGGCCGCGGC